ATCGAGACCGACCGCGACGCCCGCGGCAACGACCACCTGGTGGTGGCGCGCCTGAGCTACGACATCCTGGGGACCGTGCCCGTCGACGCCGTCGTCGAGATCGGCGTTCGGGTGCTGCGGCCGGGTCGCACCATCGAGCTCGTCGAAGCCGCCCTGACCCACCAGGATCGGGCGGTGGTACTCGCGCGGGCCTGGCTGATGAAGCAGTACGACACGTCGGCGTTACGCGGCAGCGGCCTGCGGTCGATTCCGTCTCCGGCGGAGATGCCGGGATGGGATCCGAGTGCGGTGTGGCCGGGCGGTTTCATCGCGTCGGCCGAGGTGCGACGTGTCGAGGAGCAACCTGGTCGAGCCGTCTACTGGGTGCGGACCCCGGTGCCGCTACTCGACCGCGAGGAGGTCAGTCCGCTGGCCCGCGCGGCGGGGTTGCTGGATATCGCCAACGGCATGGCGGTCCTGGTGGATCCGCGCGATGTGGCCTTCCCGAATCTGGACCTCACCGCGCACTTCTTCGCCGAGCCGGCCGGCGAATGGGTGGGATTCGACACCGCGGTGTCGATCGGTCCCAGTGGAGTCGGGTTGACGCACAGCATCATTCACGATGACACCGGCCCGATCGGTGCGGTGTCGCAGAGCTTGACCGTCCGGCCCGGTTCCGGGCTCGGGTAGGTCTCAGACCGCGGCGAAGTTGATCGTGCTGGTCGCGGCCAGCTCGTTGTCCTCGCCGCGATGGATGTCCACCTGCACCACGACCGAACGCTTGCCGGTGCGCAGGATCTTGGCCACCGCGCGGGCCGGGCCGACCTTGATCGGCCGTAGATAACGGACGAACAGGTCGGTGGTGGCGATACCGAACCCGAACGGGGTGGCTCGGGAGGCCAGCTGCCCGGCGGCGACATCGGCCATCGTGGCGATCAGTCCGCCCTGCAGCCCTCCCGCGGTGTTCTTGGTGCGCTCGTCCACCGGCATCTCCAGGACGACGGTGTCGTCCGTCGCCTCGACGACCTGCAGGCCGAGCTGGTCGAACAACTCCCGAAGCGAGCGCGGTGCCGTCATGGAGAACGACGTTACCGCGTGGACGACCCCGCGCTAGGCCTGGACCTTGGCGGCGGCCGTGTCCGGCATCGGCTCATAGCGGGCGAACGACCGGGTGAACGACGCCGCGCCGTGGGTGAGGCTGCGCATGTCGGTCGCGTAGCGGGTCAGCTCCACCTGCGGAACCTCTGCCCGGATCAGGGTGTGGTTCTCTCGGGCTTGCTCGGTGCCGAGCACCCGGCCCCGCCGGCCGGACAGGTCACCCATGACCGCACCGACGAGATCGTCGGGCACCTCGATGGTGACCTCGTCGACCGGTTCGAGTAGATCGATCCGGGTCGCCGAGGCCGCCTCTCGCAACGCCAGCCCACCGGCCATCTGGAACGCCATGTCGGAGGAGTCGACGCTGTGCGCCTTGCCGTCGACCAGCGTCACCCGGATGTCGACGACGGGATAGCCGCCGTGCACACCGCGTTCCATCTGCGCGCGCACCCCTTTCTCCACGCTCGGGATGAACTGCCGGGGAACCGCCCCGCCGACGACCTTGTCGACGAATTCGAAGCCACCGCCCTGTGGCAGCGGCTCCACTTTGATGTCGCACACCGCGAACTGGCCGTGTCCGCCGGACTGTTTGACGTGGCGGCCGTGGCCCAAGGCGCGCCCGCCGAAGGTTGCGCGCAACGGGATGCGGACCTCGACGGTGTCGACGTTGACGCCGTAACGGTTGGCCAGCGCGTCGAGCACCACGCTGGAGTGCGCTTCGCCCATGCACCACAAGACGATTTGATGCGTCTCGGGGTTCTGCTCGATGCGCAGCGTCGGGTCCTCGGCGGCCAGCCGCTGCAAGCCGA
This is a stretch of genomic DNA from Mycobacterium sp. ELW1. It encodes these proteins:
- a CDS encoding thioesterase family protein, producing the protein MSYFSRVSENSFRAHEHAGGAWNLAEQHIAPSLGLLAHAIETDRDARGNDHLVVARLSYDILGTVPVDAVVEIGVRVLRPGRTIELVEAALTHQDRAVVLARAWLMKQYDTSALRGSGLRSIPSPAEMPGWDPSAVWPGGFIASAEVRRVEEQPGRAVYWVRTPVPLLDREEVSPLARAAGLLDIANGMAVLVDPRDVAFPNLDLTAHFFAEPAGEWVGFDTAVSIGPSGVGLTHSIIHDDTGPIGAVSQSLTVRPGSGLG
- a CDS encoding PaaI family thioesterase, which encodes MTAPRSLRELFDQLGLQVVEATDDTVVLEMPVDERTKNTAGGLQGGLIATMADVAAGQLASRATPFGFGIATTDLFVRYLRPIKVGPARAVAKILRTGKRSVVVQVDIHRGEDNELAATSTINFAAV